The Armatimonadota bacterium genome contains the following window.
CGATCGTCCCTCCAGGCTGGTGTCTGCTACCGCATGGCTCGCAGGCGGGGATTGAGGACCTCTTCCAGGGCGAAGCCGGTGAAGGCGAAGCCCAGGACGGCCAGGGTGATGAGCAGCCCCGGCGGGAAAACCCACCAGAGCCAGGCGCCGCTGAGGAAGGCGCTGCGCACCTGCGCGTAGTACAGGATCGAGCCCCACGACTTTGCCGTGGGATCTCCCAGGCCCAGGAAGGAGAGCGAGGCTTCAATCAGGATGGCGTTGCTGGCCGCCAGGATGAACTGCGCCAGGGAGAGCGAGAGTACCCCCGGCAGGACTTGCCGCCGGAGGATGCGGCCGGCGGAGGCGCCCACCGCCCGCGCCGCGTCCACGTAGTCCAGCGAGCGCAGCGACACCACCTGCGCCCGCACCACCCGGGGCCGGCCGCGCCCACACCAGCAGGCCGATGACCAGGATGATGTTCCAGAAAGCCGGTCCGGCATACGCAGCCCGCAGGATCATCAGCGGGAGGAAGGGGATCACCAGGACCACGTCCACGACCCGCATAAGGGCCACGTCCAGCCAGCCGCCGAAGTACCCGGCCACCGTGCCCACCGCAGTCCCGATGCCGACGGCCACCAGGGCGGCGAGGAACCCGATCACCAGGGAGATGCGCGCGCCGAAGACAAGTTCGCTGAGAATGTCCTGCCCGATGTCGTTGGTGCCCAGGGGGTGGCTGCGCGAGGGGGCCTCGAAAGGCCCGCCGCTGGTCTCCTCAGGATTATAGGGGGCGATCCACGGCGCGAAGACGGCGGCCACGGCCAGCAGGGCGAGCAGCGCCAGCCCCGCCCCTCCCACCGCCCCCAGAGGGCGGCGGGGCCGGAGGCGCACGGGACCGGCGCCGGCGGCCACGGCGGTGGCGGTGCTCATGACGTCCTCAGCCTGGTACCGACCTCAGGCATGGCGCACCCGGGGGTCGATCAGGGGGTAGAGCAGGTCGGCCAGCACGTTGGCAGCGATGACGCTCACGGTGAGGATAAGGAAGGTGGCCTGGATCACCGGGTAGTCGCGGTTGAGCACTGCCTCGTAGAGGAGCCGGCCGAGTACCGGACAGGAGAAGACCGTTTCTATCACTGTGGCGCCGCTGGCGATGAATCCCAGGTTGAGCATGAAGACGGTGGAGATCGGCAGCAGGGCGTCCGCCAGCGGGCGCAGGCGGAACCCGGCGTGGGGAGCCTTCAGGCGAAAGACCACGGTCTGGGGATTGGGCGCGTCCACGCCCTCCAGGTTGCGCGTGGTCGGCGTCCAGCGCGAGTGGGTCACTTTCTGCACGTACTCAAAGGTGAACTTCACATCCTCCGACGTCAGCGCCCGGCCATCGTGCCAGCGTAGGTTTGGATGAAGGCTCAGTGTCCAGGTGCGCCCGTCGCCGGATACCCTGACTTCACGCACCAGCCAGGGGATGGGCTCGTTGTTGGCGTCGGGGTAGAAGAGGGGGTCGTAGACCAGCGTCATGATGTTCCAGCCGGGATAGCCGCTCTGGTAGGTATAGGGATTCAGGCTTCCCTCGTCCCGCGTGATGGCGAGGCGCACGATGCCGGTCTGTGCCAGACCTGCGGCCGGCAGGGTTACCAGTACGGGGACCAGGATCAGGGTTAGCCCAGCCCTCATGTCGTTCCTCCCGGATCCGTACCAGCCTGACCCTGGAGAGACCGGCTCCGGAGCAGCCGGTGGAAGGACGTCTCCGTGATCAGATGGAAAGGTCTTCCGGACAGGGTCACGGGACGCTCGAGATTGGCGCGCCAAGGGAGTCGGGATGCAGGACAGTTCGCCACATCATGGACATCACTCCGGCCGCGACCGTGAGCTGGTCTCCCCCGGCACGCCGCCGGCTTCCGGCCAGCCAGCTCCTGGGATCGCTGGGGGCCACCATCACCGCTACGGGGCCGGCGTCCCATGCACCTGTGGCCGGGAGTGCCTCTCCTGTCAGGAGGCGAACCTGAGTGTAACCTGCGGGTGCGGGTTCGAGGCCAAGCAGTTCGAGTACGGGCTCGACCGCCGGCTGGCGAGCCACGCTCACCACGCCGCGGGCCACGGCCTGGGGGAGGCTCACGACCACCAGGCGATGATGGCCGATCCCCGCTTTGCCCGCTTCATGGAGGCGGACATGCGCCGCCGCTTCCTCTGGTCGCTCCTGCTGACGGTCCCGGCCGTCCTCTACTCACCCCTGGGGGCCAACTTCCTGAGGGTCAGCCTGCCCCGGCCCATCCCGGCTAACTGGATTCTCTTCTTCCTCACCACCCCCGTGGTTTTCTGGGTGGGCTCTGTCTTCCTGGCCGGCGCCTTCCGCTCGCTGCGGAAGAGGACCCTGAACATGTCGGTGCTGATCAGCGTGGGTGTGCTGGCGGCGTACCTGTTCAGCGTCCTCATCACCCTGCTGCGCGCCGGGGAGACGTTCTACGAGGCGGCGGCCATGCTGGTCACCTTCGTCCTGTTTGGCCACTGGATGGAGATGCGGTCCCGGCGCGGTACCTCCGAGGCTCTGCGGGCGCTCTTTAGCCTGGTCCCGCCCAGGGCGCGCGTGGTGCGGGACGGCGCCGTGGCGGAGATCCCTACCAGCGAAATCAAGGTTGGCGATCTTGTGGAGCTGCGTCCGGGGGACCGGGTGCCAGTGGACGGCATTGTCACCGAGGGCGAGACCGCGGTGGACGAGGCCCTGGTCACCGGTGAGTCCATCCCCGTGCCCAAGGGGCCCGGGAATCCCGTGATCGCCGGAACCATCAACCAGTCCGGTTCGGTCCGCTTCAGGGCCACGAAAGTCGGCGACCAGACCGCCCTGGCCCAGATCGTCAGACTGGTGGAGGAAGCTCAGGCGTCCAAGGCGCCCGGGCAGCGGCTGGCTGACCGCTGGGCCCAGTACCTGGTAATCCTGGCCGTGGGTGCCGGCATGGCCACCTTCGGCTTCTGGTACGGGTGGATGCGCGAGCCTGTGCTGCTGGCGCTCACCTTTGCCATCTCCGCCGTGGTCATCGCCTGCCCGGACGCTCTGGGATTGGCCACGCCCACCGCCGTGGCCGTGGGCACCGGACTGGGGGCCAGCCACAACATTCTGATCAAGAACGCCGCCACGCTGGAGCAGGTCTCCCGCATCACCGCCATCGTGCTGGACAAGACGGGGACGCTGACGGAGGGACGGCCGCGCATCACCCAGGTGGTGGGCGCCAACGGGGTTTCCGCGGACGAGGTGGTGCGCCTGTCCGCCGCGGCGGAGGCCCGTTCGGGACACCCCCTCAGCCGGGCCGTGCTGGAGGAAGCCGAGCGGCGGCATATTGAGGTCGATCAAGCCATCACCGACTTCGAGAACCTGGCCGGGCACGGGGTACGCGCCACAGTCGGCGACCGCGAGGTCCTGGTGGGTACGGCCAGGCTGATGCGCCAGCGGAACGTCGATCTCCGCCCGCTGGAGAGCGACCTGCAGAGGCTGCTTGGGGAAGGCCAGACCCTCATGATCGTCGCCGTGGACGGCCGGGCGGTGGGCGTGGTCGCTGCCGCCGATCCCGTACGCCCCACCTCCCGCCGCGCCGTCCTGGAGCTGAAGCGTCTGGGGATCGAGGTCGCCATGATCACCGGCGACAACCTTCCCACCGCGGAGGCGGTGGCCCGCCAGCTGGGGATTGCCCGCGTCTTCGCCGAGGTCCTCCCGGAGCAGAAGGCACAGTACGTTAAGCGGCTGCAGCAGGAGGGCAGGTTCGTGGCCATGGTCGGCGACGGGGTGAACGACGCGCCGGCCCTGGCCCAGGCGGACATCGGCATGGCCATCGGTGCCGGCACCGATGTGGCCATCGAGACGGCGGACGTGGTGCTGATGCGTTCCGACCCGGCCGACGTGTTGCGGGCCATCTTCCTCTCCCGCGCCACCGTGGGCAAGATGCGGCAGAACCTCTTCTGGGCGTCCGCATACAACATCCTGGCCATTCCCGTGGCCGCGGGCCTTCTCTACCCGCGGTTCGGCATCATGCTGCGGCCGGAGTGGGCCGCCCTGCTCATGTCCGCCTCTTCGGTGATCGTGGCCACCAATGCGGTGATGCTGAAGCGGGTGGGGCGCAGGCTTCAGGAGATGTGAGATCATGACCCAGGCCGAACAGCTTGCTGCCTTTGTCGTCGCCACCTCCTACCAGGACCTCTCCGCCGAGGCGGTGCGGCAGTTGAAGATCCGCGTGCTGGACGCGCTGGGCTGCGCCATCGGCGCGCTGGACGGCGAACCGGTGCGGCTGGTGCGGGCCTACGTGGAGGAGTTTGCCGGGGCCCCCCGGTGCACGCTCATCGGGGGCGGGGCGGCTGCGCCGGACCGGGCCAGCCTTTACAACAGCGCTCTGGTGCGCTACCTGGACTTCAACGACAGCTACGTCGCTCCAGGCGAGACTTGCCATCCCAGCGACAACCTGGGGGCGGTGCTGGCCGCCGCCGAGTATGCCGGTGGCGACGGACGCAGCCTGCTCACTGCCCTGGCCGTGGCCTACCAGGTGCAGTGCCGCCTATGTGATGTGGCCCCGGTGCGGGCCAGGGGCTTCGACCACACCACCCAGGGCTCCTATGCCGTGGCGGCCGGCGTCTCCCGGGCCCTGGGGCTGGATGCGCAGCGCACCGCCAACGCCCTGGCCATCAGCGGGACCGCCTTCAACGCGTTGCGGGTCACCCGCACCGGGCCGCTCTCCCACTGGAAGGGCCTGGCTTATCCCAACACCGCCGCCTCCTGCACCCACGCCACCTTCCTGGCAGCGTGCGGGATCACCGGTCCGCCCCTGGTCTTCGAGGGCAACAAGGGCTTCATGGAGTCCATCGCCGGTCGATTCACCATCGACTGGTCCCGGGAGGACCTGGAGCGGGTGAGGCGGACCAGCGTGAAAAAGTACAATGCGGAGTTCCACTCGCAGTCCACGCTGGAGGCGGTTCTGGAGCTGCGGACCGAGCACCGAATCCGAGCGCAGGAAGTGGAGCGCGTGGAAATCGACACCTTCGACGTCGCCTACCACATCATTGGCGGCGGGGAGGAGGGGGACAAGACGGTGGTCCGCACCAAGGAGGAGGCAGACCACAGCCTGCACTACATGACCGCAGTGGCCCTGCTGGACGGGCAGGTCCTTCCCGAGCAATACACGCCACAGCGCATCCACAGCGGCGACGTGCAGACGCTGCTGCGGAAAGTCTCGGTGCGGCCGGTGGAGGAGTTCAGCCGGCAGTTCCCGGCGCGCATGCCCTGCCGCGTTCGCATCGTCCTGGGCGATGGGCGAATACTGGTCCGGGAGAAAGAAGACTACGAAGGGTTCTGGACCCGGCCGATGGGCTGGGAAGGAGTTGTGGCCAAGTTCGACCGCCTGGCCGCTCCCTATGCGGATGCCGGTCTGCGGCGGGAGATCGCTGAGGCGGTGGAGCACCTGGAAGGAATCACCGTGGCCGACCTAATGCGCCTGCTGGCACAGGTCCGCCGGCCGGAGTGAGCCGGCGGGGGTCCGCACCGGTGTGAGGTAAGCCAGACCCGAAGGAGGAACGATCATGACCAGAGCACGTGGTGGTGCCAGGAGTGGTCGGCGCAGGGTCGCGGCGCCGGCCAGGCGACCGCGACCCGCGCGGGCGGGGACAGTCCCGGCGCTGCGGGAGGAGGCGGCGGTTCCCGCCGCGCCGGAAGCCCGCGCGCCGCTGCTGGAGCGTTCCCTCCCCTTCCTCAGGATGAATGACCGCCCGCCCAAGCCGCGCACCCGGGGCGTCACCGAGATCCGCGGCCCGTACTACACCCCACTGGGCCGGCGATACCTGGAGGACCTGCTGGAGAGCATGGGGGCCTACGTGGATTCCCTGAAGTTCGCCGGCGGGTCGTTCTCCCTGATGCCGCGGCGGGTAGTGACGGATCTGATCGACCTCTGCCA
Protein-coding sequences here:
- a CDS encoding ABC transporter permease, coding for MPDRLSGTSSWSSACWCGRGRPRVVRAQVVSLRSLDYVDAARAVGASAGRILRRQVLPGVLSLSLAQFILAASNAILIEASLSFLGLGDPTAKSWGSILYYAQVRSAFLSGAWLWWVFPPGLLITLAVLGFAFTGFALEEVLNPRLRAMR
- a CDS encoding copper-translocating P-type ATPase, whose product is MQDSSPHHGHHSGRDRELVSPGTPPASGQPAPGIAGGHHHRYGAGVPCTCGRECLSCQEANLSVTCGCGFEAKQFEYGLDRRLASHAHHAAGHGLGEAHDHQAMMADPRFARFMEADMRRRFLWSLLLTVPAVLYSPLGANFLRVSLPRPIPANWILFFLTTPVVFWVGSVFLAGAFRSLRKRTLNMSVLISVGVLAAYLFSVLITLLRAGETFYEAAAMLVTFVLFGHWMEMRSRRGTSEALRALFSLVPPRARVVRDGAVAEIPTSEIKVGDLVELRPGDRVPVDGIVTEGETAVDEALVTGESIPVPKGPGNPVIAGTINQSGSVRFRATKVGDQTALAQIVRLVEEAQASKAPGQRLADRWAQYLVILAVGAGMATFGFWYGWMREPVLLALTFAISAVVIACPDALGLATPTAVAVGTGLGASHNILIKNAATLEQVSRITAIVLDKTGTLTEGRPRITQVVGANGVSADEVVRLSAAAEARSGHPLSRAVLEEAERRHIEVDQAITDFENLAGHGVRATVGDREVLVGTARLMRQRNVDLRPLESDLQRLLGEGQTLMIVAVDGRAVGVVAAADPVRPTSRRAVLELKRLGIEVAMITGDNLPTAEAVARQLGIARVFAEVLPEQKAQYVKRLQQEGRFVAMVGDGVNDAPALAQADIGMAIGAGTDVAIETADVVLMRSDPADVLRAIFLSRATVGKMRQNLFWASAYNILAIPVAAGLLYPRFGIMLRPEWAALLMSASSVIVATNAVMLKRVGRRLQEM
- a CDS encoding MmgE/PrpD family protein, which produces MTQAEQLAAFVVATSYQDLSAEAVRQLKIRVLDALGCAIGALDGEPVRLVRAYVEEFAGAPRCTLIGGGAAAPDRASLYNSALVRYLDFNDSYVAPGETCHPSDNLGAVLAAAEYAGGDGRSLLTALAVAYQVQCRLCDVAPVRARGFDHTTQGSYAVAAGVSRALGLDAQRTANALAISGTAFNALRVTRTGPLSHWKGLAYPNTAASCTHATFLAACGITGPPLVFEGNKGFMESIAGRFTIDWSREDLERVRRTSVKKYNAEFHSQSTLEAVLELRTEHRIRAQEVERVEIDTFDVAYHIIGGGEEGDKTVVRTKEEADHSLHYMTAVALLDGQVLPEQYTPQRIHSGDVQTLLRKVSVRPVEEFSRQFPARMPCRVRIVLGDGRILVREKEDYEGFWTRPMGWEGVVAKFDRLAAPYADAGLRREIAEAVEHLEGITVADLMRLLAQVRRPE